DNA from Candidatus Neomarinimicrobiota bacterium:
TGCCGCCCCCATCCGTGACTTGAAAGATGGTGGATATCCCCATAAATGGAAAAAACGTGATCGTTTCTACAAATACGCCGTCTGTCGGGTCATCATCTGCCCCGGAATTGTCATAGATCCAGAAAGAGGCACCAGGGCCGCTAGGACCGCCACCTTCAGGGTCACCACCGAAAGAAAGATTAAAAAGTGAAATTTCCCCATCATCCACAGTGCCATCTCCATCGGCATCGTAAAAAAGGTCCACCAATGCTGAATCCTCTCCAGAGGTGAATGTAATAGAGAATGTAAAAGATTCTCCCGCTTCAACAGTAGCAGAACTGGCCCCATTTATCAAGACGGAAGGTGAATTACCAGCAGAGCGCCCGGTGCCGCCAATCCAGTTTTTTGACGATTTTCCCTGTTGGGCAAACCGTTGCCATTTAGAATATCGTTGAATTTGTCGACGAATCTTGAAATTTTCAGACTCAAGAGACTTGGGTCTGCTCTTTTCTTTCGATTCCTCCATCTTATCCCGCTCAAACTTCGCCTGCCCTGCCTGCTTCAGGCGTTCGGACAACGGTTCCAGTTTCTGATGCATAAGCCGCTCCTGTCGGTTTTGCTTCAATTGCTCAGCCGTGGGAAGTCTGGATAGACCTTTTGCTAACACCCCTCGCTTTTTGTTCTTATCAGCGAATACATCAGTTTTTGCAACGGATATGGAGAGTGCAACAATAAGAAAAGTAATGACTTGGAATGATTTTCTATTCATGGGATCCTCTTTGATTACTCGTTAAACATATAATGATAGATAATCTTACTCTTCAAATCAATATATATATTTGCTAATGGAGTTCGCAAGAGAATTTTTATCACTGGCGCTAGTTGTGACCAGAATCACATCTGGAATGCCTCACCGTCACCGATCCTGTATAGATTATAGACAGAAAACTTGCCACATGACGGTGCGTCCCGCGGTAAGGTTCAACTTCCGCCTAAGTGGAGGCGGCTATCGGGAGCTTCAGCAAGTGATTACTTCAAGAAAATGATGATTACCTTTGTTTATTGAAAATGGTTGTTCATCGATTTTTCCACAGGTATTAACTAGAATTGACTAAAACGTTGTGAGAGAGTCTGATTGTATTTGGCTATCCGACAAATAATGCTTTTGCATAGCGTAATTGGATAATAACGTAAGAACTATTGATTGAAAGTTGCTTGGTTTATATTTTTCGAATATAGATAAAGCGCCTTCATTATCATCAAGTGCTATACTGGCAAGCATCGCTGCTGTTAGCAAATAAAAGTGACTTGATAGTGGGACAGTAACTGAAGAATCAATCTCTTTTGATAAAAGCTCCGATGAAAACTTTAAGATATTGTTAAAGTCATTCCTGCTCACAGCCGTATATAGGTTGAACCACTGTAGGGTTTCATCGGACAATTTATCGAAACATTTCATGGATTGAATATTGTTTAAGATAATTTCCATTTCATTGGATGAGAGATAGGGCAAGGTTCTGACCGCCAGAGTCTGTAAAGCTTCAAACCAAATTGTGTTTAATGAATTCCCATCACACCGGTAGTTGGCCGAAGATACAGATTCTATCATTTTTAAATTGCTAGCATTGATTTTAGGCAGAATCGAACCATTTTTTGATGCTGCAAAATAATCATAAATTTCCTTTGCTGTAAAGGCGTTACGACGTATCGGAGATCTATCGTTCCTTACGATAGAAAGCTTATCTGTATTAGATAAATCCTCAGATGTATTGAATGCTCCTTCAAGTACTGGAATGATTGGCAGATTGATTGTGCGTAAAAACATTAATTCATTTGCGTTCTGCCGTAAATATAGAGCTTTTGAAGCATTTAAATCAAGAATTGGAAAGTAATCAGAGTTAGGAATTACATCGTAAGCATCAAGTAAGCTATCAAAGATTTCCCTTGTACCAAGTTTAGCTAATCTTAAATCTTGGATAGAATTGAAACCGCAACGAGTTAGCGTTGAGTCCAATTCAGGGATGGTGAAGATTCTTTCAGAAGGTTCTGGCAATTTCCCATTAGTATTTGCAACAATCAGAATGTCTCCCTGAACAGTATAGACGGCGTAATCATTAAAGTTCAGAGAGACCGCATCAATTACGGTTAGGAGAAGATAAATATTCATTTCATATAAATGCATCCATTGAATGAACAATCCATCTTCATTGACTGATTTTTTGATCAAGTGGTAAAATTCCTTAGTGAAAAGGTTCGAGACTCCACTAACCCATGGATTGGAAGGTTCTGAAATAATGAGGTCGTATTTATTTTTCTTGTAGGAAAAAAATGTCCTGGCATCTTCAACAACAATATTTATGCGTGAATCTTCAATTTCAGTATTGGTGAGATTGTTTAGTAGGCTAGCAGCTTCAACCATAGCTGGCTCAATTTCAATAATGTCGCAACGCTCAATCCCCGGATCCTTCAATATTACGTTAGTTGTCATTCCTGATCCCATTCCAATTACAGCCACACTTTTGGGGGCCGAATGAAGTGAGGCCGGCAATGCCGCGCTGAAGACTTGGGTGAATTCATCCATTGAAGGAACCGAAGTCGTTGATATTGATGCCTCAGGTTTCCCATTTGTGAGGATGACATATTTGTCATTTGCGAATGTTAAATCGATTGATGCTGTTTTACCATCTTTGTGGAAAACAACTTCCCTTTTACCACCAAGGTGACCCCATCTGAAAACACCAGATGTCATTTTATTGGGGTCCAATTGAATAAATAAAAAATTGAATGCAATCACTGCCATTGTTCCTGTTGCTATAAAACTCCAATATTTTCTATTTGTTATTGCCATCATTTTCCAGAGCAACGCCAGACCAACTATTATATCTATTCCGGAGCCAAATATGATCAGATTTTTCACCCCCCAAAATGATATTAATTGATAAGCGAGAAGAACCCCTCCTATAGCACCCACAGTATTTAATGCATAAACTTTTCCTATAGCACCTTCGCCGGCATTGTTTGATATTAAATAATAAGATATAATAGGCAACGTCATTCCTGCACAGATCGTCGCTGGCAACATAACTAATAAGCAAATACCATGGCTGAATAAAGTATACAGCAAATAACCCTGATTGGTCGGCCTGAGAGCATTAAACATATACTCCATTAAATAAAACGTCTGACTGTAGACCATTAGTGTTGACAAAGCTAAAAGGCCCATTAATATCTGTATAATGCCGAGCGTTATTAACGGATTTTTTAATTGACCGATTTTACTTTTGATCCAGAATGCTCCAATTGCAAGCCCCAGTATGAATGCGCTTAGCATGAGTTCAAAAGCGTGGGTTGATGACCCAAGGACAAGACTTAGCATTCTTATCCAAACAATTTCGTATATAAAAGATGCGACTCCAGTAAAAACAGCGCATGCTAATAACATTAAAACAAGTATTTGAGACGGCATTTTTTCTTTTTGATGACTCATCGATGACAAATTATTAGCTGAATAGTCTTTTTCTCGGCCAGTCAACCAGACGATTAGAGCAATGAATATGTTCAACAAACCAGCAATTTGAGTTGTGCCTTCGAAGCCTAGATAATTAATAAATACAAACCCACTCATTAACACTCCTATTGATGCACCTAAACTGTTGGAGAAATAAAGTACAGCAAGTGATCTTCCAGAGTCCTCTGGAGAATTTCGGATTAAACCTGCACTCATGAGAGGGAATGTAGAACCAAGCAAAACTGCTGAGGGGAATATAATGGATGATGCAGCCACCCATTTACAAGCGCTAACTAAATATAATGAATTAAGGCCGGGGGTTATTGAAAAATATATTAAATCTGATACTCGGGTAAATATTGCATGAAAAAAGATACCATATAAACCTATTATTCCTTCAACTATTGCATAGCCTAGAAACAAATTGACTATGTTTGTGCTATATCTTGCTGTAACCCACGCTCCCAGTGCCATGCCACCCATAAAGATTACCAAAACAAGCGCCTGCGAATAAGCTGCGTGACCTAATAATAACTTCAGGTAGTGAGTCCAGATTGATTCATAGATAAGACCTGAAAAGCCCGAAAGAAAGAAGAGTGAAATGTATATATGATAGAGCGTTGATCTACTTATTTGAAGATTTTTCATTTTGCCAAAAGGGCTTATTAGTTACCTAAGCATGGTTTTTTCATTGGAATAGTGGTACCAGATTAGTCTTGGAGATATCTTTCACACAATTTACGGTTTTTTATTAAAAATAGAATATCCTCATTCAGATCATAATAGACCCACTATTAAGTTTTCTTACCTGAAGTAATTAATTATGTGCTCTCGGTCTGCGCCCGTCGTCTGATATGAATCACTTTCTCCGAGGAATTCTCAAGCTATTAACAAGAATACTCTAACAGTACGCTAAGTCCTTTTCGAGCGTTCACTAAAGTCAATTCAGCGAAGAAGGATCAGCTTGCGGGTAGCAGTAATGTTTCCTGACGAGAGGCGGGCGATGTAGACACCGGAAGGGACCGGATTACCAGCGGAGTCGGCAGCATCCCACTTCACTTCATGGATTCCCGATCGTTGAAACCCCTGAGTGAGAGTCTGGATCTTCCGGCCCAGGAGGTCGAAGATTGCGATTTCGGCATCGGCATCCACTGGCAAAGAGAACCGGAGGGTGGTAACGGCATTGAAAGGATTCGGATAGTTCTGTTCAAGGGTGAATGCTTCTGGAACGAGGTCTTCCTCATGGTTCACTGCTATGGCTGTCAGCGTAGTGTCTACCATGAGGAGTATATCATCGATGAACCAACCTCCGTAACTGTTTTGCGCATCAGACACTAACCTGAATCTGAGCCACAACTGTCCATCATCGATGTAATCGGAAAGATCAAAGATATTGTCGTTTACAACTCCTATGCCTGTCACCGAAGTAATCTTATCCCACGTCTCACCATCGGAAGAGACCTCAAAGTAGCCGAAGTCGTGATCCTCTTCGAGAAAAGCCAAATGCCAGAATGAAACATAGACGGATGAATATAAAGCAATGTTTAAAGGGTCAAGCTTAGCCAGGATGTTGTTTGCGTTGTCCTCATATATGCCGTTGGGTGAGTCGTGGATCACTCTCCCTACTGAGCCTATGCCGGCAAATCCCCAGCCGTCGCCCGTATCCCAGCCGGAGAGATCCTCTGTCTCCCACGAGCCGGCGGCGGTCCAGTTGAGGATCTCGAAAGAGCGGTAAGAAGATGCCTCTTCGTTTTGCTGACTGGAAGCATCGATGACACGCACGCGATAGGAGACCACAGTTCGCCAGGGGACGTCTTCCCAGCTGATGTTGCCGGACCAGACGCCTTCGCTGAACGTCATACTGACACTGTGGGTGGCGCCGGACGGATCAGGTGACAGAGAGTATTCCACCACGACTTCACCCACGCCGATGTTATCGCTCACCACAGCCGTCACTTCTGATGAGCCGCTGCGTCCGAACTGATCGTCGAGTTCCGTCCATCTGTGAATCACCGGCAGGATGACATCGGATCCCGCGTTGAACGAGTAGCGCGAATCGGGAGCGCCGTAGGGCAGCGTTGACCAGCGGCCCGCCATATCCTCCACAGCAAAATAATAGGTATAGATTCCGTCGCGGCCGTACCCCGGTAAACTACCGACATATTCATCGGGGCCCTCACCTGTGGCCAGATAAGTGGTATCGGTGAATTCTTCATTCAATCCCGAAACCGCCATGACCGTCCCGGAGACCAACTGATTGTTCTCCACCGCGGCAACGGTAACAGCTACGTCGTAGGGACCGTCAATATCTTCGGTATCGGTCAGCGGTTCGTGAGCAAAATCAACATAGAGCGGATACTGCAGAATGAAGAATCCATCTCCCGACATGGAGGTGGAATAGATGAGTCCGGAATTGGCGAATGGATAGGTGCCCCAGTTGCCTGAGTAGAGCCCTTCACTCCCAGGATACAGGTCGAAATAGGCAACCTCCTCAGGATTGGAAGGATCAGAAATATCAACCACGCGCGTGCCGAAAACGTAGTATGAAATGAAAAGCTTGTCCCCCTTCACGAATACATTATGTACTGACTTTCCGCTGCCTAGTTCATATTCGCCCACCAGGTTGATGTTGTCATAATCGTGGGCATCCCAGATTTTTACGTACCCCCCGCCCTTTTCGTCCGCCGTAATGATGTACTTGGAATCTTCCGTCGTCCAGGCAGCATGACAGCCATAGTTGTCGTAGTCGAGGACTTTCAGCGTTTTGATATTACTCTTGTCGGACACATCGAGAATGTGGAGGTCGCCTTCATTAATACCGCAAGCATAGGCAGTGTCGTTCTTGACATATATATCGTGAATGTATGCCGTCTCCCAGAATCCTACTTCTACAGGTTCGATAGGATTGGCCAGATCGAGGATTCGGATCCCCCCGGCACCTCTGTCCGAACCAACAATGTAGGCATACCCATCAGCAATGTAGAGATTGTGAGCCGAATTGATCCCCGTATACTGAGCGGCAAGATAGGGGTGCCACGGGTCGGTCAGATCGATAATATCGAGGCCGCCGCCGTATTCGTTGGTGACATAAAGGTAGTCACCGTGGGTCTTCAAGTCCCGCCAGCTGGAGTTGGCGCCCTCGATGTAACCCGTCTCCACGGGATGGGATGGATTGGATGAGACGTCCAGGATAACCGTCCCATTATGGGCGCCGAAGACAGCAAATTCGTGACCGTTCTCATCGGTGTAACCCCAGACGTCGGAGCCATAATCATACTGGGGATTTGCCACCAGACCCATGCGCCACGAATCATATTCTTGCGCGAGAACTTGACCAAGAAACAGTAATCCTGTCGAAATGAAAAGGGAAGTTTTCCGCATGATACGGGACATGAAACTAATAGAAATTAACTATGTAGTATAACACTCATCAGGGTAGCAATGTGTGATCATTATCACAGTTTCTTCCCGTCCATCCTGTTAAAGCTGAGCGGCACATTAATCTCCATGGAAAACCCGGAATCCCTCTTCTACCGCAGAAGCAACAGCTTTCGCGTGGCGGAGCGATCGCCAGCGGACAGGCAAGCAAAGTAGACGCCAGAGGGGACGGATTCCAAAGCAGCGTTCGTACCGTCCCAGACCACTTCATGCCGTCCACGCATCAGCGCTTCATTCATCAGAACCTTTACCTCGCGGCCGAGGACGTCATAAACTGTCAGCCTAACGTCGCCCGTCTCGGCCAGAGAGAAGGCGATAGTAGTGGCTGGGTTGAACGGGTTGGGATAATTCTGTTCCAAGCTGAAAGACGCCGGCAACTGCTCTGCTTCAGGATCTGTTGTCATCTGCAGCGTAGTATCCACAAGCAGACTAATATTACCCAGGTACCACCCCTGATAGGCGTTTTGCTCATCCGTGATCACCTGAAAACGAACCTTAACCTGCCCCTCACTCAGATAAGGCGACAGATCAACAATCTCCTCTTCCCGAACGACGCTGAGACCAGTGATGCAGGAAACTGTAGTCCACCCGTGCCCGGCCGACAGATCGATGCAGCCCCAGTCTTTCTCTTCCTCCAACATGGAAAGTTCCCAGAAAGAGAGATAGGCAGACTCATACGACGATAGATCAATGTAGTTTAGCATGGTTAGTGAATTGACGGAATTATCCCGATAACTCTCCTGCGGAGAATCATTCATCAGCCACCCAATGGAAGGATTGAAAAAGAATGCTCCCCAGCCGTCACCGGTGTCCCACTTGGAAAGATCCAGATGTTCCCAGTCTGTCAGTTGAGCATAGTTAACGATCCTGAATGTGAAGACTTCGGACCTGTCCACATTCTCATTGGAGGAGCTGTCCGTCACTTTTATGCGGTAACTGACAGTCGTATTGCCCGGCACATCCGCCCAATCGATCTTCGCCTTCCAGATTCTACCGCGCAATTCCATCGGCACCGTGCGGACAGTCCCGGAGGGGTCGTTGGAGGTCCAAGTTTCGATAGTTACCTCCTTCACACTGATATTGTCCTGGGCGAACGCCCGGATTTCCGCACTCCCTGTGCGATCAATGCGGTCATCCAATTCTGTGATGAAAGATGACTGCGGAGGCACCGTATCGGGGCCGGCATAAAACCTGAATGCGTTCTCCGGAGCACCGCTTGGATTTGTCCAGCGATAGTACTCGTGTACCGATTCAATATAGTAACTAATTGTGGTAGCCTCTCCCGGCGCCGGAATTGTCCCCTTGAAACGACGGCCATCTCCGGATACCATCTCGGCTGCCTCGTAGTCAGTCATACTATCCGTCATGTAGTAAAGTCTCACCGCTGCCACATCGGCCGTGTCTCCCGCAACGTCAATTGAAATCTGAAAATCCTCATTGACCGTCTCGGTGTCGGTTAGCCGTTTGTGATGGACGAAATTGAGATAAGTGAGAATTCGTGTCAGAACCGTTCGCTGAATATCGTTAATATCATCCGGAGCCTTGGAGGTTATACCGCTGCCGAAAGCCTCAAGCCCCATGCCTGTATAGACGAGGCGGTAATCACCCTGATACCGCAGTCCCATCGCTTTCCCGTTATCGTAGTGGAAGATTGGTTTGGCACCCTCTTTTGGCGAAAACCAGTCGGGATATTGAAGATCTTTCTGCAGACCGGGCTGATAGAGTGTGAAGTTGAGACCGTGGCTGATGGGATCGCCGAGAACCCCCTCAACATTACGTGTACCTGCATCGTCTCCGCCCCAATCGGCACGCAGATAGTCATTAAAGAAAGTGGTCTGATCATCAGTCCCTGGATTTTCGTTCAGATCCCAGCCGAGATCCTGGCCGGAAAGGTAGAGATTCCCGCCGCTGTCCATATAGGCTCGCAGGGCGGCACGATCGAGAGAATCGAGGCTGGGAAAGTCCCACTCCGTAAACCAGATGACCACGGGAAAACTCTTCAGCGTTTCGGCCGAAGGGCTCCCCTGCCTAGAGTGATCCCACACACCGTAGCTGACGCCGTTCTCCTCCAGAATGCCTCTGTAGAAACCGTCCACGTTGACGTCGCCGCAACAGTCTTCCCAATCGTCATCCACAAGCAGGATGGGCGTCTT
Protein-coding regions in this window:
- a CDS encoding spermidine synthase; this encodes MKNLQISRSTLYHIYISLFFLSGFSGLIYESIWTHYLKLLLGHAAYSQALVLVIFMGGMALGAWVTARYSTNIVNLFLGYAIVEGIIGLYGIFFHAIFTRVSDLIYFSITPGLNSLYLVSACKWVAASSIIFPSAVLLGSTFPLMSAGLIRNSPEDSGRSLAVLYFSNSLGASIGVLMSGFVFINYLGFEGTTQIAGLLNIFIALIVWLTGREKDYSANNLSSMSHQKEKMPSQILVLMLLACAVFTGVASFIYEIVWIRMLSLVLGSSTHAFELMLSAFILGLAIGAFWIKSKIGQLKNPLITLGIIQILMGLLALSTLMVYSQTFYLMEYMFNALRPTNQGYLLYTLFSHGICLLVMLPATICAGMTLPIISYYLISNNAGEGAIGKVYALNTVGAIGGVLLAYQLISFWGVKNLIIFGSGIDIIVGLALLWKMMAITNRKYWSFIATGTMAVIAFNFLFIQLDPNKMTSGVFRWGHLGGKREVVFHKDGKTASIDLTFANDKYVILTNGKPEASISTTSVPSMDEFTQVFSAALPASLHSAPKSVAVIGMGSGMTTNVILKDPGIERCDIIEIEPAMVEAASLLNNLTNTEIEDSRINIVVEDARTFFSYKKNKYDLIISEPSNPWVSGVSNLFTKEFYHLIKKSVNEDGLFIQWMHLYEMNIYLLLTVIDAVSLNFNDYAVYTVQGDILIVANTNGKLPEPSERIFTIPELDSTLTRCGFNSIQDLRLAKLGTREIFDSLLDAYDVIPNSDYFPILDLNASKALYLRQNANELMFLRTINLPIIPVLEGAFNTSEDLSNTDKLSIVRNDRSPIRRNAFTAKEIYDYFAASKNGSILPKINASNLKMIESVSSANYRCDGNSLNTIWFEALQTLAVRTLPYLSSNEMEIILNNIQSMKCFDKLSDETLQWFNLYTAVSRNDFNNILKFSSELLSKEIDSSVTVPLSSHFYLLTAAMLASIALDDNEGALSIFEKYKPSNFQSIVLTLLSNYAMQKHYLSDSQIQSDSLTTF
- a CDS encoding choice-of-anchor B family protein, producing the protein MRKTSLFISTGLLFLGQVLAQEYDSWRMGLVANPQYDYGSDVWGYTDENGHEFAVFGAHNGTVILDVSSNPSHPVETGYIEGANSSWRDLKTHGDYLYVTNEYGGGLDIIDLTDPWHPYLAAQYTGINSAHNLYIADGYAYIVGSDRGAGGIRILDLANPIEPVEVGFWETAYIHDIYVKNDTAYACGINEGDLHILDVSDKSNIKTLKVLDYDNYGCHAAWTTEDSKYIITADEKGGGYVKIWDAHDYDNINLVGEYELGSGKSVHNVFVKGDKLFISYYVFGTRVVDISDPSNPEEVAYFDLYPGSEGLYSGNWGTYPFANSGLIYSTSMSGDGFFILQYPLYVDFAHEPLTDTEDIDGPYDVAVTVAAVENNQLVSGTVMAVSGLNEEFTDTTYLATGEGPDEYVGSLPGYGRDGIYTYYFAVEDMAGRWSTLPYGAPDSRYSFNAGSDVILPVIHRWTELDDQFGRSGSSEVTAVVSDNIGVGEVVVEYSLSPDPSGATHSVSMTFSEGVWSGNISWEDVPWRTVVSYRVRVIDASSQQNEEASSYRSFEILNWTAAGSWETEDLSGWDTGDGWGFAGIGSVGRVIHDSPNGIYEDNANNILAKLDPLNIALYSSVYVSFWHLAFLEEDHDFGYFEVSSDGETWDKITSVTGIGVVNDNIFDLSDYIDDGQLWLRFRLVSDAQNSYGGWFIDDILLMVDTTLTAIAVNHEEDLVPEAFTLEQNYPNPFNAVTTLRFSLPVDADAEIAIFDLLGRKIQTLTQGFQRSGIHEVKWDAADSAGNPVPSGVYIARLSSGNITATRKLILLR
- a CDS encoding S8 family serine peptidase, translated to MRDRIVKWFGGFAVFCLLSGFTVAEEITPDSVVPGEIILKLSARTPLLRGRSSGTGTATVDQTLLRYGIESVRPMFPSGKTRRSDLPDISRIYRATYNEDVSPLAVAGALAALPEVVYAEPNYIRRQYDRPNDTRFNSQWHLSKISAVAAWSISHGDSTVIIGIVDSGTDLDHPDLEANIWVNEAELNGLSGSDDDNNGYVDDIRGWDFADDDNNPDNAVPENIHGTHVAGLANAVTDNEIGVAGVAWNVKMLITKHGYDDDTPAIVNGYQGIVYAAELGAHVINCSWGGGGYSQYEADAINYASGLGALVVVASGNENSDIPSYPSAYENVFSVAATNRNDQRADFSNFGLWVDGATPGVSVLSTLPDESYGQASGTSMSSPVAAGAAALVKSFYTDLLPHQLARRLAGTADNIDSNNPDFVGLLGTGRFNAKNALTYDESQFAAFEPKLMMTKTTVSEGSDGNGNGVYDKGESANVTVTYRSFSLGATENFTVRLSSDDPDLSVTSATTADWTVPADTTFSIVEELSFTVAEEAEGHMAELVLEGAVDGSIVTSDTLSILIGKTPILLVDDDWEDCCGDVNVDGFYRGILEENGVSYGVWDHSRQGSPSAETLKSFPVVIWFTEWDFPSLDSLDRAALRAYMDSGGNLYLSGQDLGWDLNENPGTDDQTTFFNDYLRADWGGDDAGTRNVEGVLGDPISHGLNFTLYQPGLQKDLQYPDWFSPKEGAKPIFHYDNGKAMGLRYQGDYRLVYTGMGLEAFGSGITSKAPDDINDIQRTVLTRILTYLNFVHHKRLTDTETVNEDFQISIDVAGDTADVAAVRLYYMTDSMTDYEAAEMVSGDGRRFKGTIPAPGEATTISYYIESVHEYYRWTNPSGAPENAFRFYAGPDTVPPQSSFITELDDRIDRTGSAEIRAFAQDNISVKEVTIETWTSNDPSGTVRTVPMELRGRIWKAKIDWADVPGNTTVSYRIKVTDSSSNENVDRSEVFTFRIVNYAQLTDWEHLDLSKWDTGDGWGAFFFNPSIGWLMNDSPQESYRDNSVNSLTMLNYIDLSSYESAYLSFWELSMLEEEKDWGCIDLSAGHGWTTVSCITGLSVVREEEIVDLSPYLSEGQVKVRFQVITDEQNAYQGWYLGNISLLVDTTLQMTTDPEAEQLPASFSLEQNYPNPFNPATTIAFSLAETGDVRLTVYDVLGREVKVLMNEALMRGRHEVVWDGTNAALESVPSGVYFACLSAGDRSATRKLLLLR